Proteins encoded in a region of the Mucilaginibacter sabulilitoris genome:
- a CDS encoding GDSL-type esterase/lipase family protein encodes MKFKRLILLLVLITPAYCSAQTTGVKWAEFHAPLQQGLNGLSSENGNYPYLNFVTNTNNMIVRLVYGQVKNTKSKLAESKCKLYALDDDGKWTEFEGTRSGEDSVSLLFRDISIDNPQPRKSIEYRLFLPIGQALSDIKIGTDARSQFELLPLQPEKQIFIYKQIEEDKGIEAGNSWPARLERELDRPIIVFDDKADRKVFLGQAAKAPTKAVFLEICAYRGAGKINEMLKDARQIEQAGIPVFITPCEHESLNKSKAILNEIARQIAGGKGIYILSRPATDDWAAFNAQVRLVLQESGGDISTMRPLTQHRDRNYDWRRRHADELTLNKTKAPHNIIFANSIIHYWGGLPQSTIVRGKDSWDTYLQPLAVQNMGFGWDRIENVLWRIYHDELDGFKADHILLMIGTNNLQSNTDDEIIRGLRQLITAAKTRQSQSRIIISGILSRRNMETRVAALNVDIEKLAAEVNIKYINPGAVFLNDAGKIKEELFGDGLHPNAAGYRLLAPIIAEAFSEH; translated from the coding sequence ATGAAATTTAAGAGATTAATTTTACTTCTTGTTTTGATAACGCCGGCTTACTGTTCTGCTCAAACAACCGGAGTTAAATGGGCAGAGTTTCACGCGCCGCTTCAACAGGGTTTGAATGGGCTATCTAGCGAAAACGGTAATTACCCATATTTGAATTTCGTTACGAATACCAATAATATGATTGTTCGCCTGGTTTATGGGCAAGTTAAAAATACTAAAAGCAAATTGGCGGAAAGCAAATGCAAACTATATGCTTTGGACGATGATGGAAAATGGACTGAATTTGAAGGAACCCGATCAGGAGAGGATTCGGTTTCGTTATTATTTCGGGATATTTCAATTGATAATCCTCAACCCCGTAAAAGCATCGAATACAGGCTGTTTTTGCCGATAGGTCAGGCTCTGTCCGACATTAAGATAGGCACAGACGCACGAAGCCAATTTGAACTACTGCCCCTTCAGCCCGAAAAACAAATTTTTATTTATAAGCAGATAGAGGAAGACAAAGGCATTGAAGCAGGAAATAGCTGGCCGGCCCGGCTGGAAAGAGAGTTGGATCGTCCCATTATTGTTTTTGATGATAAAGCAGATCGGAAAGTATTTTTAGGACAGGCCGCAAAGGCCCCAACAAAAGCGGTTTTTCTGGAGATTTGCGCCTACAGAGGCGCTGGTAAGATAAATGAAATGCTTAAAGATGCCAGGCAAATAGAACAAGCCGGCATTCCTGTATTTATCACTCCTTGTGAACATGAATCATTAAACAAATCAAAGGCAATATTGAACGAAATTGCCAGGCAGATAGCAGGGGGCAAAGGCATCTATATATTAAGCCGCCCCGCGACAGATGACTGGGCTGCCTTCAATGCGCAGGTACGCCTCGTACTTCAGGAATCCGGAGGCGATATTTCGACGATGAGGCCTTTAACCCAGCATCGTGACAGAAATTACGATTGGCGACGAAGGCATGCAGATGAACTTACCTTAAATAAAACAAAGGCACCACACAATATCATATTTGCTAATTCCATCATTCATTACTGGGGTGGGCTGCCGCAATCAACCATCGTAAGGGGAAAGGATTCATGGGATACTTATTTGCAGCCGTTAGCTGTGCAAAATATGGGTTTTGGCTGGGACAGGATTGAGAATGTACTTTGGAGGATTTATCATGATGAATTGGATGGCTTTAAGGCCGATCATATTTTATTGATGATAGGCACTAATAATCTGCAATCAAATACCGACGACGAAATTATTAGGGGCCTTAGGCAGCTTATTACTGCTGCTAAAACAAGGCAGTCTCAAAGCAGGATAATTATTTCGGGAATCCTGTCACGCCGTAATATGGAGACGAGGGTTGCTGCCCTTAACGTCGACATTGAAAAGCTTGCTGCAGAAGTGAATATTAAATACATTAATCCCGGAGCAGTGTTCCTCAATGATGCGGGGAAAATTAAAGAGGAATTGTTTGGTGATGGGCTTCATCCTAATGCCGCCGGTTATCGCCTGCTTGCCCCAATTATTGCAGAAGCTTTCAGTGAACATTGA
- a CDS encoding glycoside hydrolase family 28 protein gives MKKIIALLFVSIAFPCIALAKDYLVTDYGAIGNGSQLSTKYIQQAINVCNANGGGRVVVPPGDFLTGTIYLKSHVELYLDRGAKISGSRDHADYPEFAGERGLIFALKATDVGITGNGEINGNGDAFFKGDNTPDRPFLVMIKKCSKVLVSGISLKNPAFWTFRLLYNDQVNVEGINIYAHVNFNNDGLDIDSKNVTISNCIIDTDDDALCFKSDSSFICQNVTVSNCVLASNCNFIKMGTASVGGFKNINVSNCVLRRASESRFRFWERSVPGVTEPVTGLAGIALEIVDGGVMDGININNIVMDGVQTPLFIRLGSRSNATGAARNVMISNITAKSVSRIASSITAIPGFRIENIVLRDINIQNPGGGSRSEYATKVPEQEHAYPENRMFGTSLPAYGIYLRHVGNISFYNVQFRLDAGEARPAVYIEDGHGIRISDLKATASIQHAPLIELNNVSGFSFEGCTPDKTIPLLFRIRGAQSNHISITGKYDDNIHRLYELKDSAPKKALIIR, from the coding sequence ATGAAGAAAATCATTGCCTTGCTTTTCGTTAGTATTGCTTTTCCCTGCATCGCATTAGCCAAAGACTATCTTGTCACAGATTATGGCGCGATAGGAAACGGCAGTCAATTATCCACAAAGTATATTCAACAAGCTATTAATGTATGCAACGCTAATGGCGGCGGGCGTGTAGTGGTTCCACCGGGAGATTTTTTGACAGGGACGATATATTTAAAGAGTCATGTTGAACTTTATTTGGACAGGGGGGCTAAAATTTCGGGGAGCCGGGATCATGCTGATTACCCCGAATTTGCCGGTGAGCGGGGGCTGATATTCGCTTTAAAAGCAACCGATGTAGGAATTACTGGCAACGGTGAGATCAATGGCAATGGGGACGCCTTTTTTAAAGGGGACAATACGCCAGACAGGCCATTTCTGGTCATGATCAAAAAATGCAGTAAAGTACTGGTTTCCGGCATTAGCCTTAAAAATCCGGCTTTCTGGACATTTCGCCTGCTTTATAACGATCAGGTTAATGTTGAAGGTATCAATATATACGCCCACGTTAATTTTAATAACGACGGATTGGATATCGACAGCAAAAATGTAACGATTAGCAACTGTATCATCGATACTGACGACGATGCCCTGTGTTTTAAAAGCGACAGCAGTTTCATTTGTCAAAATGTGACTGTATCTAATTGTGTGCTTGCCTCCAATTGCAATTTTATTAAAATGGGCACTGCTTCTGTAGGAGGCTTCAAAAATATCAATGTAAGCAATTGCGTTTTGCGGAGGGCTTCCGAATCGCGTTTCCGCTTTTGGGAACGCAGTGTGCCCGGAGTAACGGAACCGGTAACCGGGCTCGCAGGAATTGCACTGGAGATAGTTGATGGCGGGGTGATGGATGGCATTAACATTAACAATATTGTGATGGATGGCGTGCAAACGCCGTTATTTATCAGACTGGGTAGCAGAAGTAATGCGACGGGTGCAGCCAGGAATGTAATGATCAGCAATATAACCGCCAAAAGCGTGAGCAGGATTGCGAGTAGTATTACAGCAATTCCGGGTTTCCGGATAGAGAATATCGTGTTGCGTGATATCAACATTCAAAACCCGGGAGGGGGGAGTAGGAGTGAATACGCAACCAAGGTCCCGGAGCAGGAACATGCTTATCCCGAAAATCGAATGTTCGGCACCAGTTTGCCTGCTTATGGGATATATCTCAGACATGTCGGTAATATCAGCTTTTATAACGTTCAGTTTAGGCTCGATGCCGGCGAGGCCCGGCCGGCTGTGTACATTGAGGATGGGCATGGAATCCGGATTTCTGATCTAAAAGCAACCGCTTCCATACAGCATGCTCCATTGATAGAACTAAATAATGTTTCCGGATTCAGTTTTGAAGGCTGTACACCGGATAAAACAATTCCCCTTCTTTTCCGGATCCGTGGTGCACAATCAAATCATATTAGTATAACCGGGAAGTACGATGACAATATCCATCGCCTTTATGAATTAAAAGATTCGGCGCCGAAAAAAGCACTTATTATCAGATAA
- a CDS encoding glycoside hydrolase family 36 protein yields MKITISKPKSKKGFKAAHALKLLLFMFCIVGIQAKAQEYQAGAFKFTIPKQEGVNVDISHERSEAGVLLLTCRFTTTGAFKNEINIKWSCPLRDVTGFWTTNGNEARFMHAGFKVQANLASQAPVLAMYNDAGQNRLTIALSDAFHKTTLSAGVNEDNSVLNCSAGIELTGEERNSRSYQVILMLNDRDERYEEALNQVGAWWAAMPEYRPALIPLAAKQPLYSTWYSYHQNFNEALLLKECAEAHKLGYTGIIVDDGWQTVNHSGGYGFTGDWKPERLVHMADFVKKVHATGMKCLLWYSVPFMGYHAEAYKRFENKVLYKSDRRSAVILDPRYPEVRKFIVDRYVQALKSWKLDGFKLDFIDSFTNQPGDPPVADKEADYQSVYAGVDALMSDIKNALTTIKPDVLIEFRQSYTGPAMRKYGNMFRAGDCAAAALTNRIRITDIRLLAGGTAVHSDMLTWNYYDTPEIAALQFLNVIFSVPQLSVRLTEISASHLNMIQFYTRYWLKNKDVLINGKFRAYGPEMNYPMLSSGKGGKLIAAVYSDQSQPLLLNKPFVDIINGKTTDGVLIKLMAARSYRAEIFNCEGKKIRVSRLKAGTAIQKLPIPPSGIACLR; encoded by the coding sequence ATGAAAATTACCATATCTAAACCTAAAAGCAAAAAAGGCTTTAAAGCTGCTCATGCTTTGAAATTACTATTATTCATGTTTTGTATTGTGGGTATACAAGCCAAAGCCCAGGAATACCAGGCGGGTGCTTTCAAATTCACTATTCCAAAACAGGAAGGTGTGAACGTGGATATAAGTCATGAGCGCTCTGAAGCCGGGGTTTTACTTTTAACTTGTCGCTTTACTACTACCGGAGCATTTAAAAATGAAATTAACATCAAATGGAGCTGCCCGCTCCGGGATGTTACCGGCTTCTGGACCACCAATGGCAATGAAGCTCGATTTATGCACGCAGGCTTTAAAGTGCAAGCTAACCTTGCCAGCCAGGCGCCGGTTTTAGCCATGTATAACGATGCCGGGCAAAACCGGTTAACGATAGCTTTATCTGATGCATTTCATAAAACTACCTTGTCTGCAGGTGTGAATGAAGATAATTCAGTACTTAATTGCAGTGCAGGCATTGAGCTCACTGGCGAAGAGCGGAACAGCAGGTCGTACCAGGTTATCCTGATGCTGAACGACCGGGATGAAAGATATGAGGAAGCATTAAACCAGGTAGGCGCGTGGTGGGCGGCCATGCCCGAGTATCGTCCTGCTTTAATTCCGCTGGCAGCGAAGCAGCCGTTGTATTCAACCTGGTATAGCTATCACCAGAATTTTAATGAGGCTTTATTGCTTAAAGAATGCGCGGAAGCGCATAAGCTGGGCTATACCGGAATTATTGTCGATGACGGCTGGCAAACAGTTAACCATTCGGGAGGCTATGGTTTTACCGGCGACTGGAAGCCGGAGCGACTTGTACATATGGCTGATTTCGTGAAAAAGGTACATGCAACCGGGATGAAGTGCCTGCTTTGGTATTCGGTGCCATTTATGGGCTATCATGCCGAAGCTTACAAACGCTTTGAAAACAAAGTATTATACAAAAGCGACCGTCGATCCGCCGTGATACTTGATCCGAGATATCCTGAGGTACGGAAGTTCATTGTTGATCGATATGTGCAGGCCCTGAAGTCATGGAAGCTTGATGGGTTTAAACTTGATTTTATCGATAGTTTTACTAATCAACCCGGTGATCCGCCTGTTGCTGATAAAGAGGCAGATTATCAATCGGTTTATGCGGGTGTCGATGCGTTGATGTCGGATATAAAGAATGCACTTACCACCATCAAACCGGATGTCCTGATCGAGTTTAGACAATCTTACACAGGCCCGGCGATGCGTAAATATGGCAACATGTTCAGGGCCGGCGACTGTGCAGCTGCAGCGCTTACAAACCGGATCAGGATAACAGACATCAGGTTGCTGGCCGGGGGAACAGCTGTTCATTCTGATATGCTCACATGGAATTACTATGATACGCCGGAGATTGCGGCCCTTCAGTTCCTGAATGTGATCTTCTCCGTTCCTCAACTTTCCGTACGATTAACCGAGATCTCTGCATCGCACCTCAATATGATTCAGTTTTATACCCGTTACTGGCTCAAAAATAAAGACGTGTTAATAAACGGGAAATTCAGGGCTTATGGGCCGGAAATGAATTACCCGATGCTCAGTAGCGGAAAAGGAGGTAAGCTGATAGCTGCAGTTTATAGCGACCAAAGTCAACCGCTTCTTTTAAATAAACCTTTTGTGGATATCATTAACGGGAAAACCACCGACGGAGTATTGATAAAGTTAATGGCAGCTCGAAGCTATAGAGCTGAGATATTTAACTGTGAAGGGAAAAAAATACGGGTTAGCAGATTAAAAGCTGGTACAGCTATACAGAAGTTGCCTATTCCGCCTTCGGGGATAGCTTGCTTACGATAA